Proteins encoded in a region of the Candidatus Nitrosomarinus catalina genome:
- a CDS encoding exonuclease — translation MTKNGILCETDTGTVYLDPKKTDLDGINFVSHAHSDHLPSKNGGTILSSIETNEISGLRGFTMKNHVDSLDGFSLIDSGHVLGSKGLLFDDIFYTGDICTRDRGFLKAAKVPQCKTLITECTFGLPEFTFPQMDEIQNQVNQLIADLYAKGIPVILMGYQLGKAQTLTQMFGHWDPLYLHDSIKEMNILHQKFGISLKDCLGHSEAQKNGLLEKKPWVMITPVLSAKNKFLQEMKSKYGAVTIGFSGWAQSKKFSFGRRADYSVTMSDHCDYNELVDMVVKSGAEQVYTIHGFVEEFATHLNTLGISAQPLVRNSLDNWS, via the coding sequence ATGACAAAAAATGGAATTCTATGTGAAACTGATACTGGAACGGTTTACTTGGATCCAAAAAAAACTGATTTGGATGGGATCAATTTTGTATCTCATGCTCATTCTGATCATCTGCCATCCAAAAATGGAGGTACTATTTTGTCTTCAATTGAGACAAATGAAATTTCTGGACTACGTGGGTTTACCATGAAAAATCATGTTGACTCTCTGGATGGGTTTTCTTTAATTGATAGTGGACACGTATTAGGCTCTAAGGGATTGCTGTTCGATGATATTTTCTATACTGGAGATATTTGTACTCGTGATAGGGGATTTCTAAAGGCTGCAAAAGTGCCTCAATGTAAGACTTTGATTACAGAATGTACGTTTGGATTGCCTGAATTTACATTTCCTCAAATGGATGAAATTCAAAATCAGGTTAATCAGTTGATTGCTGATCTTTATGCAAAGGGAATTCCTGTGATTTTGATGGGTTATCAACTTGGAAAGGCTCAAACTTTAACACAAATGTTTGGTCATTGGGATCCTCTTTATTTGCATGATTCAATTAAAGAAATGAATATTTTACATCAAAAATTTGGAATTTCTTTAAAGGATTGTCTTGGTCACTCTGAAGCTCAAAAAAATGGTCTATTAGAAAAAAAACCTTGGGTGATGATTACTCCTGTTTTATCTGCAAAAAATAAATTTCTCCAAGAAATGAAATCAAAATACGGTGCAGTAACAATAGGATTCAGTGGTTGGGCACAATCTAAGAAATTTTCTTTTGGTCGTCGTGCTGATTATTCAGTCACTATGAGTGATCATTGTGATTATAATGAACTTGTAGATATGGTGGTAAAATCTGGTGCAGAACAAGTTTACACTATACATGGCTTTGTTGAAGAATTTGCAACACATTTGAACACATTGGGAATTAGTGCCCAACCTTTGGTGAGAAACTCTCTGGATAATTGGTCTTAA
- a CDS encoding LLM class flavin-dependent oxidoreductase yields the protein MAHKNLKFGIQNGLNVARAGYTEDQILTACMLADKTGYDSIFYMDHTNVPQWKNATVLDPWVMLSAIAAVTNNVELGTCVTDAIRRHPSNIALAAITLDRVSKGRAILGIGAGEAQNLKEFCIPFEKPVSKWAEQIEVIKKLYHSNPDATVDYEGKYYRLEKACLQAPPIRKPHPPTYMASGGKRTLDLTGKLGEGWLPIGYTPELFEDHRIQIETAMDKYGRSQEDKDNFEMALDIDVYFSEDAEASWAKMKEAVKVSLFKPEILRVHGLKEIEGFDFVKYFTEYSMSDQSWIVKMREAATKIPDPIARSSTAVGTPEDIIPVFERFMEAGVNHFVIRFWGKNYFGSIDKFASHVMPALREKNKQKFG from the coding sequence TTGGCACATAAAAATCTCAAGTTTGGTATTCAAAACGGACTAAATGTTGCTAGAGCTGGATATACTGAAGATCAGATTCTTACAGCATGTATGCTTGCTGATAAAACCGGATATGACTCAATTTTCTATATGGACCATACAAACGTCCCACAGTGGAAAAATGCCACTGTTTTAGACCCATGGGTTATGTTGTCTGCCATTGCTGCAGTTACAAATAATGTTGAATTAGGAACATGTGTTACTGATGCAATTCGAAGACACCCATCAAACATTGCCTTGGCTGCAATTACTTTGGATAGAGTATCTAAAGGTAGAGCAATTCTTGGTATTGGTGCAGGTGAAGCACAAAATCTAAAAGAATTTTGTATTCCATTTGAAAAACCAGTTTCAAAATGGGCTGAACAAATTGAAGTTATTAAAAAATTATATCATTCTAATCCTGATGCAACTGTAGATTATGAAGGTAAATACTATAGACTAGAAAAAGCATGTTTACAAGCACCTCCAATTAGAAAACCACATCCACCTACTTACATGGCATCTGGTGGAAAACGAACATTAGATTTAACTGGAAAACTTGGTGAGGGTTGGTTACCTATCGGTTACACACCAGAATTATTTGAAGATCATCGAATACAAATTGAAACTGCTATGGACAAATATGGCCGAAGTCAAGAAGATAAAGATAATTTTGAGATGGCGTTGGACATTGATGTTTACTTTTCAGAAGATGCAGAAGCTTCATGGGCAAAAATGAAAGAAGCTGTTAAAGTTAGTTTGTTTAAACCAGAAATTTTGAGAGTTCACGGATTAAAAGAAATTGAAGGATTTGATTTCGTCAAATACTTTACAGAATATTCTATGTCTGACCAAAGTTGGATTGTTAAAATGCGAGAGGCTGCAACTAAAATTCCAGATCCTATTGCCCGTTCATCAACTGCAGTTGGAACCCCTGAAGATATCATTCCTGTATTTGAGAGATTCATGGAAGCTGGTGTTAACCACTTTGTTATTAGATTCTGGGGTAAGAATTACTTTGGCTCTATTGATAAATTTGCAAGTCATGTTATGCCTGCATTACGTGAGAAAAATAAGCAAAAATTCGGTTAA
- a CDS encoding pyridoxamine 5'-phosphate oxidase family protein — MQLVGILEIKSFEKIKEFLNDEHVGRISSIDVSGFPQIIPMNFVFLNDAIYMHSHVKGEKLDNISNNDKVGFEADRELEFLPSYFEDPHNAALADTLYISVVVKGIASFVTDREEKTLALNGLMEKYQPEGFYDPLKSDMRVLDAVSVIKINPQTLHGKYKIGQHMSSNDRMILAKKILEKNSATAKTTLKIMGFEEIDGVLTMIDEPKW, encoded by the coding sequence ATGCAACTTGTTGGCATTCTTGAAATAAAATCTTTTGAAAAAATTAAAGAATTTCTAAACGATGAACATGTTGGTAGAATTTCTAGTATTGATGTAAGTGGATTCCCTCAGATAATTCCTATGAATTTTGTTTTTCTAAATGATGCAATTTACATGCATTCTCATGTAAAAGGTGAAAAATTAGATAACATTTCTAATAATGACAAAGTTGGATTTGAAGCTGATAGGGAATTAGAATTTTTACCTTCATATTTTGAAGATCCGCATAATGCAGCTTTAGCTGATACATTATACATCAGTGTTGTTGTTAAAGGAATTGCTTCTTTTGTTACTGATAGGGAAGAAAAAACTTTGGCACTTAATGGATTAATGGAAAAATATCAACCTGAAGGATTCTATGATCCCTTAAAATCTGATATGCGTGTTTTGGATGCAGTTAGTGTTATCAAAATTAATCCTCAAACACTTCATGGAAAATACAAGATTGGTCAACACATGAGTTCTAACGATAGAATGATTTTGGCTAAAAAGATTCTTGAAAAGAATTCTGCTACTGCAAAAACCACACTAAAAATTATGGGTTTTGAAGAAATTGATGGTGTTTTAACAATGATTGATGAACCTAAGTGGTAA
- a CDS encoding Lrp/AsnC family transcriptional regulator gives MDDKDIEILKHLSVDGRQSARQLSHRLGVSTVTILSRIKKLEEEKIIKGYSVRLNHELLGFDITAIIEIKTNKGKMLDIENEIAKNDSVIAVYDITGDADMVVIAKFKTRELLSEFIKKISAISNVENTLTHLVLNTIKEDNRLIE, from the coding sequence ATGGATGATAAAGATATTGAAATTTTAAAACATCTTTCAGTAGATGGTAGACAATCTGCACGACAATTGTCTCATAGATTGGGCGTGTCTACTGTCACAATTCTTTCTAGGATTAAAAAACTGGAAGAAGAAAAAATCATCAAGGGATATTCAGTTCGTTTGAATCATGAATTACTTGGTTTTGATATTACTGCAATAATTGAAATTAAAACTAACAAAGGTAAAATGTTAGATATTGAAAATGAAATTGCAAAAAATGATAGTGTGATTGCAGTTTATGATATTACTGGCGATGCCGATATGGTTGTAATTGCAAAATTCAAAACTCGTGAACTGTTAAGTGAATTTATAAAAAAAATCTCTGCAATATCTAATGTTGAAAATACATTAACCCATCTTGTGTTAAATACAATTAAAGAAGATAACAGGTTAATTGAATAA
- a CDS encoding Lrp/AsnC ligand binding domain-containing protein: MSTAYVLINCDLGSEEFVISELKSIEGVIEVHGTFGAYDILAKVQAELVEKLRETITWKIRKITKIRSTLTLMGIEGQG; encoded by the coding sequence ATGTCTACAGCATATGTTCTAATAAATTGTGATTTAGGTTCAGAAGAATTTGTAATTTCAGAACTCAAATCAATTGAAGGGGTAATTGAAGTTCACGGTACATTTGGGGCATACGATATTCTCGCAAAAGTTCAAGCAGAGTTAGTAGAAAAATTGAGAGAGACAATTACCTGGAAAATTAGAAAAATTACTAAAATTAGATCAACATTAACATTAATGGGAATTGAAGGACAAGGATAA
- the purN gene encoding phosphoribosylglycinamide formyltransferase, with protein MLNLGILISGRGSNMESILKSIKTKKIPINPAVVISNKPDAKGLAIARKMGIDVEIIESKNFKGSRTDYDKKIMKALSSYGVTPRNGLVCLAGFMRIISPGFVKKYKNKIINIHPALLPSFPGLNSQKQALDYGAKYTGCTVHFVDAGMDTGPVIIQSVVEIKEKDTEKSLSKKILKEEHKIYSEAVNLIARKKIRIVGRKTHIS; from the coding sequence TTGCTAAATCTCGGAATTCTAATCTCAGGACGTGGAAGCAATATGGAATCCATTTTAAAATCAATTAAAACTAAAAAAATTCCAATAAATCCAGCAGTTGTAATTTCAAACAAACCAGACGCAAAGGGTTTGGCAATAGCAAGAAAAATGGGAATTGATGTAGAAATAATTGAAAGCAAAAATTTCAAAGGCAGTAGAACAGATTATGATAAAAAAATAATGAAGGCATTATCAAGTTACGGAGTCACTCCTAGAAACGGACTTGTTTGCCTTGCAGGATTTATGAGAATTATCAGTCCAGGGTTTGTAAAAAAATACAAAAATAAAATCATTAACATCCATCCAGCATTATTACCATCATTTCCAGGATTAAATTCACAAAAACAAGCATTAGACTATGGTGCAAAATATACAGGTTGTACAGTTCATTTTGTCGATGCAGGAATGGATACAGGTCCTGTGATAATTCAATCAGTAGTAGAAATTAAAGAAAAAGATACAGAAAAATCATTATCTAAAAAAATTCTAAAAGAAGAACACAAAATATACTCTGAAGCAGTCAATCTAATTGCCAGAAAAAAAATCAGAATTGTAGGAAGAAAAACTCATATTTCTTAA
- the uvrB gene encoding excinuclease ABC subunit UvrB: protein MLEQISKFDLVSDYDPTGDQPEAINALVEGVKKKSVQTLLGVTGSGKTFSVANVIARTGKNTLVISHNKTLAAQLYAELKQFFPKNNVGYFVSYYDYYQPESYLPQTDTYIEKDTQINEKIEKLRLEATAMLLSGEPTIIVSTVSCIYSLGNPQEWKDSSILVGAGDEIKRTDLIRKLVDARYERNDLEVAPGNFRVKGDTIDITPAYSEDIIRISMFGDEIEKITLLDHVSLKEKKKINQMTIFPAKHYLIAKDVTKRAVKSIRAELKQHLPKLNELEKQRLEMRTNYDLEMIEELGYCSGIENYSRHFDGRNEGDKAYCLMDFFGDDYLLVIDESHVTLPQLHGMYKGDYSRKDKLVTYGFRLPSAYDNRPLKFEEFEEYIQNTIFVSATPSEYEKKISAKIVEQLVRPTGLLDPQIEIRSTKDQMDNLISEINERTKNSERVLVTTLTKRMAEDLAEYLSKKDVKVRYMHSEIDGLQRTEIIRQLRLGEFDVLVGINLLREGLDIPEVSLVAILDADKEGFLRNFTSLIQTCGRAARNVTGTVIMYADTNTQSMKNTIDETSRRRQKQILYNEQHGIVPKTIMKSVPEQEIVLDESKLKSIHDLRNDVIDLDAQMKKYSEELDFEQAISCRDRIKRLEKEIEYRNDR, encoded by the coding sequence ATGTTGGAACAAATTTCTAAATTTGATTTGGTATCTGATTATGACCCTACTGGTGATCAACCTGAAGCCATTAATGCTTTAGTTGAGGGTGTAAAAAAAAAGTCTGTTCAAACTTTGCTGGGTGTTACAGGAAGTGGGAAGACTTTTTCAGTTGCTAATGTTATTGCTCGAACTGGAAAAAATACACTTGTAATTTCTCATAACAAAACACTTGCTGCTCAATTATACGCTGAATTGAAACAATTCTTTCCCAAAAATAATGTTGGTTATTTTGTTTCATACTATGATTACTATCAACCTGAAAGCTATTTGCCACAAACTGATACTTACATTGAAAAGGATACTCAAATTAATGAAAAAATTGAAAAATTACGATTAGAAGCAACTGCAATGTTATTGTCGGGAGAACCTACAATTATTGTTTCCACTGTTTCTTGTATCTATTCTCTTGGTAATCCTCAAGAGTGGAAAGATTCTTCAATTCTAGTTGGTGCTGGAGATGAAATCAAAAGAACCGATTTAATTCGAAAATTAGTTGATGCTAGATATGAAAGAAATGATCTTGAAGTAGCTCCTGGAAATTTTAGAGTTAAGGGGGACACTATTGATATTACTCCTGCATATTCTGAGGATATAATTAGAATTTCTATGTTTGGTGATGAGATTGAAAAGATAACTCTGCTTGATCATGTCTCACTAAAAGAAAAAAAGAAAATAAATCAAATGACTATTTTTCCTGCAAAACATTATCTAATTGCTAAGGATGTTACAAAAAGAGCTGTAAAATCAATCAGGGCTGAACTAAAACAGCATTTGCCAAAATTGAACGAACTTGAAAAGCAGCGACTTGAAATGAGAACAAATTATGATTTAGAAATGATTGAAGAATTAGGTTATTGTTCTGGTATTGAAAATTACTCAAGACATTTTGATGGACGTAACGAAGGTGATAAAGCATATTGTCTAATGGATTTTTTTGGAGATGATTATCTTTTGGTAATTGATGAATCTCATGTAACTTTACCGCAACTACATGGAATGTACAAAGGTGATTATTCTAGAAAAGACAAACTTGTCACATATGGTTTTAGATTACCTAGTGCATATGATAATAGACCATTAAAATTTGAAGAATTTGAAGAATATATTCAAAATACTATTTTTGTTTCAGCCACTCCTTCTGAATATGAAAAAAAAATATCTGCAAAAATTGTTGAACAATTAGTTCGACCTACGGGCTTACTTGACCCACAAATTGAGATTAGGTCAACTAAAGATCAGATGGATAATTTGATTTCTGAAATTAATGAAAGAACTAAAAATTCTGAACGAGTTTTAGTTACTACCTTGACTAAAAGAATGGCTGAAGATTTAGCTGAATATCTATCAAAAAAAGATGTTAAAGTCCGATATATGCATTCAGAAATTGATGGATTACAAAGAACTGAAATTATTCGTCAATTACGTTTAGGCGAATTTGACGTTTTAGTGGGAATTAATCTACTGCGTGAGGGCTTGGATATTCCCGAAGTTTCACTTGTTGCAATTCTTGATGCTGATAAAGAAGGCTTTTTACGGAATTTTACTAGTTTGATACAAACTTGTGGTAGAGCTGCAAGAAATGTAACTGGCACTGTGATAATGTATGCTGATACTAATACCCAATCTATGAAAAATACTATTGATGAAACTTCTCGTCGTAGACAAAAACAAATTTTATACAATGAGCAACATGGAATAGTTCCAAAAACAATTATGAAATCTGTTCCTGAGCAAGAAATTGTATTAGATGAATCAAAATTAAAATCAATACATGATCTTAGGAATGATGTAATTGACTTAGATGCTCAAATGAAAAAATATTCTGAAGAGTTAGACTTTGAACAAGCAATTTCTTGTCGTGATAGAATTAAAAGATTAGAAAAGGAGATTGAATACAGAAATGATAGATAA
- a CDS encoding iron-containing alcohol dehydrogenase: protein MHTVRIPKVINFGENALGETEYPKNALVVTTVPPALSDKWLAKMGIQDYMLYDQVKPEPSIDDVNTVISQFKDKNPSVLIGLGGGSSMDVVKYAAPEMNKEKILIPTTFGTGAEMTTYCVLKFDGKKKLLREDRFLADMAVVDSYFMDGTPEQVIKNSVCDACAQATEGYDSKLGNDLTRTLCKQAFEILYDAIMNDKPENYPYGSMLSGMGFGNCSTTLGHALSYVFSNEGVPHGYSLSSCTTVAHKHNKSIFYDRFKEAMDKLGFDKLELKTDVSEAADTVMTDKGHLDPNPIPISKDDVVKCLEDIKAGNL from the coding sequence ATGCATACAGTACGCATTCCAAAAGTTATTAATTTTGGAGAAAATGCACTTGGTGAAACAGAATATCCAAAAAATGCCCTGGTTGTAACAACCGTTCCTCCAGCATTGTCTGACAAATGGTTAGCAAAAATGGGAATTCAGGATTATATGTTGTATGACCAAGTAAAACCTGAACCATCAATTGATGATGTCAATACTGTCATTTCTCAATTCAAAGACAAAAACCCTTCAGTTCTAATCGGATTGGGTGGTGGAAGTTCTATGGATGTAGTAAAATACGCTGCACCTGAAATGAATAAAGAAAAAATTCTAATTCCAACAACATTTGGAACTGGAGCTGAAATGACAACTTATTGTGTTCTAAAATTTGATGGAAAAAAGAAATTGTTACGTGAAGACAGATTCTTAGCTGACATGGCTGTAGTTGATTCCTACTTTATGGATGGAACTCCAGAACAAGTCATCAAAAATTCTGTCTGTGATGCATGTGCTCAAGCTACTGAAGGTTACGATAGTAAACTTGGTAATGACTTGACTAGAACTCTTTGTAAACAAGCATTTGAGATTCTTTATGATGCAATCATGAATGACAAACCAGAAAATTATCCATATGGATCAATGTTATCTGGAATGGGATTCGGAAATTGTTCAACAACATTGGGACATGCTTTGTCTTATGTTTTCTCAAATGAAGGTGTACCTCATGGTTATTCCTTGTCATCTTGTACTACAGTTGCACACAAACATAACAAGTCAATCTTCTATGATAGATTCAAAGAAGCAATGGATAAACTTGGTTTTGATAAATTAGAACTCAAAACTGATGTTTCTGAAGCTGCTGACACGGTCATGACTGATAAAGGACATTTGGATCCAAATCCAATACCAATATCAAAAGATGATGTAGTAAAATGTCTGGAAGATATCAAAGCAGGTAATCTCTAA
- a CDS encoding glycerate kinase type-2 family protein: MIIQNFEELAITEKKKDCLEILESGLQAADPQNILPNYVTPNEIRLNGKIIDISKYSNIYTVAFGKAGDSMTRAINSIISIKSGIIVIPKGSKAKIKSKKFQIFNSKHPKPDKTSVKAAKEVMKFVENKKNKELIIFLVSGGGSSLLAMPDEITLSDKVHVTDLLLKSGATIQEFNCIRKHLSKIKGGKLVQNMKCDGVSLIMSDVEDDDLSSIASGTTFMDNTTYQDAMDIIEKYRLKRKIPIEVLQVLGNGLHDQKPETPKESKMDNFVIANNSNCLESMEKIAKTKGYKVTRIQNYGDIKEVVKKILDNISEEQKTCLIFGGEPTVKVLGKGEGGRNQELVLRILKNTQKLKKITIASMGTDGIDGNSNFAGAIIDNVKVDLNIMKEFLKNSDSARFFQKQKGNIKTGHTHMNLMDIGVILK; this comes from the coding sequence ATGATAATTCAGAACTTTGAAGAATTAGCAATTACAGAAAAGAAAAAAGATTGTTTAGAAATTTTAGAATCAGGTCTTCAAGCAGCAGATCCTCAGAACATATTACCAAATTATGTTACACCAAATGAAATTAGGCTAAATGGAAAGATAATAGATATTTCCAAATATTCCAACATTTACACAGTAGCCTTTGGGAAGGCAGGAGATTCAATGACTAGAGCAATTAATTCAATAATTTCCATAAAAAGTGGCATCATAGTAATACCAAAAGGTTCAAAAGCAAAAATCAAAAGTAAGAAATTTCAAATTTTCAATTCAAAACATCCTAAACCTGACAAAACAAGTGTCAAAGCAGCAAAAGAAGTAATGAAATTTGTAGAAAATAAAAAAAATAAAGAATTAATTATTTTTCTTGTCTCAGGAGGAGGGTCATCATTGCTGGCAATGCCAGACGAAATTACATTAAGTGATAAAGTTCACGTTACAGATTTGTTATTGAAGTCAGGGGCAACAATTCAAGAATTTAATTGTATTAGAAAACACCTATCAAAAATTAAAGGCGGAAAATTAGTTCAAAATATGAAATGTGATGGAGTAAGTTTGATCATGTCAGATGTGGAAGATGATGATTTATCTTCAATTGCTTCAGGTACAACATTCATGGACAATACAACCTATCAAGATGCAATGGACATCATAGAAAAATATAGATTAAAAAGAAAAATTCCAATTGAGGTACTGCAAGTATTGGGAAATGGCTTGCATGATCAAAAACCTGAAACACCAAAAGAATCAAAAATGGATAATTTTGTAATTGCAAATAATAGTAATTGTTTAGAATCAATGGAAAAAATAGCTAAAACAAAAGGATACAAAGTGACAAGAATTCAGAATTACGGAGATATCAAAGAGGTTGTAAAAAAAATTCTAGATAATATTTCTGAAGAACAAAAAACTTGTTTAATTTTTGGAGGAGAACCAACTGTCAAAGTATTAGGAAAAGGGGAAGGAGGCAGAAATCAAGAATTAGTATTAAGAATTTTAAAAAATACACAGAAATTGAAAAAAATCACAATTGCATCAATGGGAACCGATGGGATTGATGGCAATTCTAATTTTGCAGGGGCAATAATAGATAATGTCAAAGTAGATTTGAATATCATGAAAGAATTTTTAAAAAATAGTGATTCAGCAAGATTTTTTCAAAAACAAAAAGGCAACATAAAAACAGGTCATACACACATGAATTTGATGGATATAGGCGTAATTTTGAAATAA